The following proteins are encoded in a genomic region of bacterium:
- a CDS encoding LysM peptidoglycan-binding domain-containing protein, protein MVRAADQSGAGRASAAPLRGTSLAKLQPTEKPPEAVPEKAPDASAAKPAEPAKQPASDSRQAIPEQVSVKAGDSLSVLAAKHQVSLDQLKALNPELFKTGKDDNGKPRAADGRLIYPGDTVRLRAPEPKQIDPAKTTTASNKVVQAAKDYINQASIQPAADAGDRGREVAASTVDSATKMLALIPESDAERPTFANKVAQILADFNAQYPEGAADPSTPFNDASVTFNGALKAFDAAGKVLGQIPEADIRAFQQEAISKARTAYTAAETALKAMPEGEAKELASQQLAMMQVALEQATTPSPVLAGGGTAQSLGALPGTTPAAAAPGTVSPLGALPGTTPATYSGTTTAVGGTPTPLGDLGTQASGTATPLGTTGQMQPQANIPFQPAAPVASGGGIVPRFAEPVVARYADPVQWDKAQMPANWDTPQNGQVPNTSPGSMSTTGTNGANGANGTNGANGTSGPSKKDPNDPKVKQLAQILQNADHKMVRDIVNSNFDLFYASLPEQKAQMIKILLDGRTSSEDQAAVVSISDLARQQGELDGMATALDGYFGGGGKGLNRMLEDLTRSFRDQTLAALFGDPAPGATFAPSYYTNLVSVLSKDDVERLGQTMGASVGARWIERMPDAAKVAMAGKLKSWWPFGGNKDMQAAFTASVTGMPR, encoded by the coding sequence ATGGTCAGAGCGGCAGATCAATCGGGTGCAGGGCGCGCCAGCGCGGCTCCGTTGCGGGGCACGTCGCTCGCCAAGCTTCAGCCCACCGAGAAGCCTCCCGAGGCGGTGCCCGAGAAGGCCCCCGACGCGAGCGCCGCGAAGCCGGCCGAGCCTGCCAAGCAGCCTGCGAGCGATTCTCGCCAGGCCATCCCTGAGCAGGTGAGCGTCAAGGCGGGCGATAGCCTCTCGGTCCTCGCCGCCAAGCACCAGGTCAGCCTCGACCAGCTCAAGGCCCTCAACCCCGAGCTCTTCAAGACGGGCAAGGATGACAACGGCAAGCCCCGCGCCGCTGACGGTCGCCTGATCTATCCCGGCGATACGGTCCGCCTGCGTGCGCCCGAGCCCAAGCAGATCGATCCGGCCAAGACCACCACCGCCTCGAACAAGGTGGTGCAGGCGGCCAAGGACTACATCAACCAGGCTTCGATCCAGCCGGCGGCCGACGCGGGCGATCGCGGCCGGGAGGTGGCCGCCTCGACCGTTGACTCGGCCACCAAGATGCTCGCCTTGATCCCCGAGAGCGACGCCGAGCGCCCGACCTTCGCCAACAAGGTCGCCCAGATCCTCGCCGACTTCAACGCCCAGTACCCCGAAGGGGCCGCCGATCCGTCCACCCCCTTCAACGACGCGAGCGTCACCTTCAACGGCGCCCTCAAGGCCTTCGACGCCGCCGGCAAGGTGCTCGGCCAGATCCCCGAGGCGGATATCCGCGCCTTCCAGCAAGAGGCCATCTCCAAGGCGCGCACCGCCTACACGGCCGCCGAGACCGCCCTCAAGGCCATGCCCGAGGGCGAGGCCAAGGAGCTCGCCTCCCAGCAGCTCGCCATGATGCAGGTGGCGCTGGAGCAGGCCACCACGCCTTCGCCGGTCCTAGCGGGCGGCGGCACCGCCCAGAGCCTGGGCGCGCTGCCCGGCACCACGCCCGCGGCGGCGGCCCCCGGCACGGTGAGCCCGCTCGGGGCCCTGCCCGGCACGACCCCTGCGACCTATTCGGGCACGACGACCGCCGTCGGCGGCACCCCCACCCCGCTCGGGGACCTGGGGACCCAGGCGAGCGGAACGGCCACCCCCCTCGGGACCACGGGCCAGATGCAGCCCCAGGCCAACATCCCCTTCCAGCCGGCCGCCCCGGTGGCGAGCGGCGGCGGCATCGTGCCGCGCTTCGCCGAGCCCGTCGTGGCCCGCTACGCGGATCCGGTGCAGTGGGACAAGGCGCAGATGCCGGCCAACTGGGACACCCCCCAGAACGGCCAGGTGCCGAACACCTCGCCGGGCAGCATGAGCACCACGGGCACCAATGGGGCGAACGGTGCGAACGGGACGAACGGCGCCAACGGCACCTCGGGCCCGAGCAAGAAGGACCCCAACGACCCCAAGGTCAAGCAGCTCGCCCAGATCCTCCAGAACGCCGACCACAAGATGGTTCGCGACATCGTCAACAGCAACTTCGACCTCTTCTATGCCTCGCTGCCCGAGCAGAAGGCCCAGATGATCAAGATCCTGCTCGACGGCCGCACCAGCAGCGAAGACCAGGCCGCCGTCGTCTCGATCTCCGATCTGGCGCGCCAGCAGGGCGAGCTGGACGGCATGGCCACGGCCCTCGATGGTTACTTCGGCGGGGGCGGCAAGGGCCTCAACCGCATGCTCGAGGATCTCACCCGCTCCTTCCGCGACCAGACCCTGGCGGCCCTGTTCGGCGATCCCGCGCCCGGGGCGACCTTCGCACCCTCCTACTACACCAATCTGGTCAGCGTCCTCAGCAAGGACGACGTGGAGCGGCTGGGCCAGACCATGGGCGCCTCGGTCGGGGCGCGCTGGATCGAACGCATGCCGGACGCGGCCAAGGTGGCGATGGCCGGCAAGCTCAAGAGCTGGTGGCCGTTCGGCGGCAACAAGGACATGCAGGCCGCGTTCACGGCATCCGTGACGGGCATGCCTCGCTAG
- a CDS encoding N-acetylmuramoyl-L-alanine amidase, translated as MRRMRGTIRYLAGFALAALVMAATETGFPSGAQGDDYTHALMAAAPNVEKPPVEWLLSPHSDVRPAGVPIDMIVIHDTETPGVKDAKTIWRHFANPNSQVSAHYIIGKAGEIVQCVPDHLRAWHTGESYYQGQDHLNDRSIGIELVNAQTGSDPFTNAQYRSLIQLVAYLVATHNIPLERVVGHKDITLKPEVKKDPAANFSFSRMFEGVRIALSPEATRQANIGDRPPR; from the coding sequence ATGAGACGCATGCGTGGCACGATCCGGTACCTTGCGGGCTTCGCCCTCGCCGCCCTCGTCATGGCCGCGACCGAGACGGGCTTCCCCTCGGGAGCCCAGGGCGACGACTACACCCATGCGCTCATGGCGGCCGCTCCGAACGTGGAGAAGCCCCCCGTCGAGTGGCTCCTCTCCCCCCACTCCGATGTCCGGCCCGCGGGGGTCCCGATCGACATGATCGTCATCCACGACACCGAGACCCCCGGCGTCAAGGACGCCAAGACCATCTGGCGCCACTTCGCCAATCCCAACAGCCAGGTCAGCGCCCACTACATCATCGGCAAGGCCGGCGAGATCGTGCAGTGCGTGCCCGACCACCTGCGGGCATGGCACACGGGTGAGAGTTACTACCAGGGCCAGGACCACCTCAACGACCGATCGATCGGCATCGAGCTGGTCAACGCCCAGACGGGCAGCGATCCCTTCACCAACGCCCAGTACCGCTCCTTGATCCAGCTGGTGGCGTACCTGGTCGCCACCCACAACATCCCCCTGGAGCGGGTCGTGGGGCACAAGGACATCACCCTCAAACCCGAGGTCAAGAAGGACCCCGCCGCCAACTTCAGCTTCTCGCGCATGTTCGAGGGGGTACGCATCGCCCTCTCGCCCGAGGCGACGCGGCAGGCGAACATCGGGGACCGCCCGCCGCGCTGA